A portion of the Parasteatoda tepidariorum isolate YZ-2023 chromosome 5, CAS_Ptep_4.0, whole genome shotgun sequence genome contains these proteins:
- the LOC107453659 gene encoding uncharacterized protein → MSKKEKLLCQYLGDIIVLTNIVSFLDVLSNIKELLNTEEDISQISFENITDSEEINLLDQLKLLVDPFKDAKVNLLLDLFSNDDYFKTVAWEKSVKKLEPLIFAEETIKEAPNENTNVPLKRLARKLFDILNISQENFPPFIDLVSFLLNEMHHSEKTSLKETLDKIIEETEKILKDSPIYFKYVSKPPFHKTNFSNILGIGIFIANQSCDALVEKILDLILEIDRGHSDFSISSQSIIGYSMILAINPIKLYIEDIYSTCRFRSFSSIERSKSALKIIFNEYSKYTPPTPEYQQIKKSIDLLNQIDEKFCDSSDTE, encoded by the coding sequence ATGTCGAAAAAGGAAAAGCTGTTGTGCCAATATTTAGGAGATATAATTGTCCTTACTAATATAGTGAGTTTCCTGGATGTATTAAGTAACATTAAAGAGTTACTTAATACTGAAGAAGATATATCGCAAATTAGCTTTGAAAATATCACTGATTCTGAAGAAATAAACCTTCTGGATCAATTAAAGTTGCTAGTCGATCCTTTTAAGGATGCAAAAGTGAATTTACTTCTAGATCTATTCTCTaatgatgattattttaaaactgttgcgTGGGAAAAATCAGTGAAAAAGCTTGAGCCACTAATATTTGCTGAAGAAACCATAAAAGAAGCACCAAATGAAAATACTAATGTTCCTCTTAAAAGACTAGCCAGAAAACtttttgatatattaaatatatcgcAAGAAAATTTCCCACCTTTTATTGACTTAGTATCATTTCTTTTGAACGAAATGCATCATTCTGAAAAGACTTCTTTGAAAGAAACTTTGGATAAAATAATAGAGGAAACCGAGAAGATTTTGAAGGATAGtcctatttactttaaatatgtaTCAAAGCCACCATtccataaaactaatttttcaaatatattaggAATAGGAATATTTATTGCTAATCAATCCTGTGACGCCcttgtcgaaaaaattttggacTTAATATTGGAAATTGATAGAGGCCATTCAGATTTTTCTATATCCAGTCAATCAATAATAGGATATTCAATGATATTAGCAATTAATCctataaaactttatatagAAGATATCTATAGCACCTGTAGATTCAGATCATTTTCATCTATAGAACGAAGTAAATCAGCattgaaaattatcttcaatGAGTATTCTAAATACACGCCTCCCACTCCAGAGTAtcaacagataaaaaaaagcatagatttaCTGAAccaaattgatgaaaaattttgtgattctAGTGACACTGAATAA